Proteins found in one Methanomassiliicoccus sp. genomic segment:
- a CDS encoding metal-dependent hydrolase, which translates to MNGIRYWRFVLLIGHLLIGCILGLLVYHRYGLRSAIPVAAIGAILPDLIDKPLGHILLRGTLDSGRIYAHTLLFLGIVMVAGILYWRSRSSPLLLVLGGGILTHLLLDGMWNIPNTLFWPALGDFLPHSYPDYFGNAFITEITAPLEWLAGLSIIMITLEVFGNSTNGLSEKFLSSVATLRRPLYVLLALGGAMTIAGTFLAMPMDLMDLESGLLTGSSALVGGILLIHREVVSDRSIASSQERN; encoded by the coding sequence TTGAACGGAATCCGGTATTGGCGTTTCGTGCTCTTGATCGGACATCTGCTCATAGGGTGCATCCTCGGGCTACTGGTGTACCATCGCTACGGTCTTCGGTCTGCCATCCCGGTGGCGGCGATCGGTGCGATACTGCCCGACCTTATCGATAAGCCCCTGGGCCACATCCTGCTCCGAGGCACGCTGGACTCAGGGCGAATCTATGCCCATACGCTCCTGTTCTTGGGCATAGTAATGGTTGCCGGCATCCTATACTGGAGGTCACGGTCCTCGCCCCTGCTTCTTGTGCTAGGCGGTGGCATACTGACCCACCTGTTGCTGGACGGCATGTGGAACATTCCCAATACGCTGTTCTGGCCGGCACTGGGCGATTTCCTGCCTCACTCCTATCCAGACTATTTCGGTAACGCCTTCATAACTGAGATCACCGCACCCCTGGAGTGGTTGGCCGGGCTCTCCATAATCATGATCACGCTGGAGGTGTTCGGAAATTCGACCAATGGGCTGAGCGAAAAGTTCCTGTCCAGCGTCGCCACGCTGCGCCGCCCGCTGTATGTCCTCCTAGCTCTGGGAGGAGCGATGACCATCGCCGGTACCTTCCTAGCTATGCCTATGGACCTGATGGACCTGGAGTCCGGACTTCTAACGGGCTCCAGTGCTCTTGTTGGTGGAATACTATTGATCCATCGCGAAGTGGTCTCCGACCGGTCCATCGCATCCTCTCAGGAAAGGAACTAA
- a CDS encoding ABC transporter ATP-binding protein — translation MLEIKNLTVQVGERRVLNDVSMSVPSGATCVLFGPNGSGKSTLLSTIMGLGSYKVVDGQIILDGTDITYMPIHERAKLGIGLMSQRPPNLVGVQLRTMLKVTGQGRVDPAKLAGTLDMERFLERDVNVGFSGGEIKRSELLQLAAQNPCIYLLDEPESGVDLQSIERVGTMIHELITGGIACAGKREKEGKSALIITHTGQILDYVEADRGYVMCDGTMYCSGNPRELLREIRTKGYEECIQCRLVRMN, via the coding sequence ATGCTCGAGATCAAGAACCTCACGGTGCAAGTGGGCGAGAGGAGGGTGCTCAATGACGTTTCCATGTCTGTGCCATCCGGCGCCACCTGTGTGCTCTTCGGGCCTAACGGCTCCGGCAAGTCAACGCTGCTGTCCACCATCATGGGTCTGGGCAGCTACAAGGTGGTGGATGGCCAGATCATACTTGATGGCACAGATATCACGTACATGCCGATACATGAGCGCGCAAAGCTAGGTATAGGACTAATGTCCCAGCGACCCCCCAACCTGGTCGGGGTGCAGCTGCGGACGATGCTGAAGGTGACAGGTCAGGGCAGGGTGGACCCGGCGAAGCTCGCCGGTACATTGGACATGGAGCGCTTCCTGGAGCGGGACGTCAATGTCGGTTTCTCAGGAGGCGAGATCAAGCGCTCGGAGCTGCTCCAGCTTGCTGCCCAGAACCCCTGCATCTACCTGCTGGACGAGCCTGAGTCCGGCGTGGACCTGCAGAGCATCGAGAGGGTGGGAACGATGATCCATGAGCTTATCACCGGCGGCATCGCCTGCGCCGGCAAGAGGGAGAAGGAGGGCAAGAGCGCCCTGATCATCACCCATACGGGCCAGATACTGGATTACGTCGAGGCGGACCGTGGCTACGTGATGTGCGACGGGACCATGTACTGTTCTGGGAATCCCAGGGAACTGCTGAGGGAGATCCGAACGAAGGGGTACGAGGAGTGCATACAATGTCGGCTAGTGAGAATGAACTGA
- a CDS encoding SufD family Fe-S cluster assembly protein translates to MSASENELRKRAESALEKQAKLGEDFDLSKFEEGARDIPLSSSLDELSDDVQETMIRCGVVPSEAGRVGSMVVLDNSVVASTQTGKGFEMMDTRDALKKYNWLKDYSWKAVDVDADKYTATAYLSDSPGYFIRAMAGHKMKMPIQTCLMVGHDRTAQTIHNIIIVEEGASLEIVTGCTTKSGVERAIHLGISEIYVKKGGSLTFTMIHNWAEQVGVRPRTGIIVEEDGSFVNNYVTLKKVRSVQTYPTARLVGRGAVGHFNTVAVAPPGSVLDLGSRVVLSAPDTKAEIISRSITTGGEVINRGRLVGEAPNIKAHLECRGLILGNKGVNVAIPELEARVPDVEMTHEASLGKIARDQVEYIMSRGLSEDEAVGMIVRGFLEVGIRNIPEGLKAEIDDTIAQSDLAPG, encoded by the coding sequence ATGTCGGCTAGTGAGAATGAACTGAGAAAGCGCGCTGAATCTGCCCTGGAGAAGCAGGCCAAGCTAGGTGAGGACTTCGACCTAAGCAAGTTCGAGGAGGGAGCCCGGGACATACCCTTATCATCGAGCCTGGACGAGCTTTCCGATGACGTGCAGGAGACGATGATACGCTGTGGCGTGGTCCCATCGGAGGCTGGAAGGGTAGGTAGCATGGTGGTCCTGGACAACTCGGTGGTGGCCTCTACCCAGACCGGGAAGGGCTTCGAGATGATGGACACCAGAGATGCCCTAAAGAAGTACAACTGGCTCAAGGACTATTCATGGAAGGCGGTGGATGTAGATGCTGACAAGTACACGGCCACCGCATATCTCAGCGACTCTCCAGGATACTTCATACGCGCCATGGCCGGCCACAAGATGAAGATGCCCATTCAGACCTGCCTCATGGTCGGCCACGATCGGACGGCTCAGACGATACACAACATCATCATCGTCGAAGAGGGAGCTTCCCTGGAGATCGTGACCGGCTGCACCACCAAATCCGGTGTGGAGAGGGCCATCCACTTGGGGATCTCGGAGATCTACGTGAAGAAGGGCGGCAGCCTCACTTTCACCATGATCCACAACTGGGCGGAGCAGGTAGGGGTCCGCCCCCGGACGGGCATCATCGTGGAGGAGGACGGATCTTTCGTAAACAACTATGTCACCCTCAAGAAGGTCCGCAGCGTGCAGACGTACCCCACCGCCCGGCTGGTAGGCAGGGGAGCGGTGGGGCACTTCAACACCGTGGCGGTAGCCCCTCCTGGCTCAGTACTGGACCTAGGCTCGAGGGTGGTGCTGAGCGCTCCTGATACCAAGGCGGAGATCATCTCCCGGTCCATAACAACGGGCGGCGAAGTTATCAACCGCGGCCGTCTCGTAGGCGAGGCCCCTAACATCAAGGCGCACCTGGAGTGCCGGGGCCTGATCCTCGGCAACAAGGGAGTAAATGTAGCCATCCCCGAGCTGGAGGCCCGGGTCCCGGACGTGGAGATGACCCATGAGGCTTCCCTGGGAAAGATCGCCAGGGACCAGGTGGAGTACATCATGTCCCGCGGCCTGAGCGAGGACGAGGCGGTGGGCATGATCGTCAGAGGCTTCCTGGAAGTAGGCATCAGGAACATACCAGAGGGGCTGAAGGCGGAGATAGACGATACCATCGCTCAGAGCGACCTCGCCCCCGGATGA